In a genomic window of Neisseria flavescens:
- a CDS encoding ComEA family DNA-binding protein, with the protein MKKFLFGAFAAVCAAFSLAAVNINTASSVELEALPGIGPAKAKSIVEYRQKNGAFKSVEELKNVKGIGDAVLNKLKAEATVSSAAPKAAQPAVKK; encoded by the coding sequence ATGAAGAAATTTTTATTTGGTGCGTTTGCCGCCGTTTGTGCGGCGTTCTCTTTGGCTGCCGTGAACATCAATACTGCGTCTTCTGTCGAACTGGAGGCCTTGCCGGGTATCGGTCCGGCTAAGGCGAAATCGATTGTGGAATACCGTCAGAAGAACGGTGCGTTCAAATCGGTGGAGGAGCTGAAAAACGTGAAGGGCATCGGTGATGCGGTGCTGAACAAGTTGAAGGCGGAGGCGACGGTTTCTTCTGCTGCGCCTAAGGCCGCACAGCCTGCCGTGAAAAAATAA
- a CDS encoding type IV pilin protein: MLLVSILATAAFTAYRESVRSANLRAAHAALLENARFMEQFYTKKGSFKLTSTKWPELPVKEAGGFCIRMNGQAKGILEGKFTLKAVALDREAEPRVLRLNESLTAVVCGKMKGKGSCTDGEEIFRGNDAECKPFGA; the protein is encoded by the coding sequence ATGCTGTTGGTTTCGATATTGGCGACGGCGGCATTTACGGCCTATCGGGAATCGGTCCGCTCGGCCAACCTGCGTGCGGCGCATGCCGCCCTGCTGGAAAATGCGCGCTTTATGGAGCAGTTCTATACGAAAAAGGGCAGCTTTAAGCTGACGTCGACGAAGTGGCCGGAGCTGCCGGTGAAGGAGGCGGGTGGTTTCTGCATTCGGATGAACGGTCAGGCTAAGGGGATACTGGAAGGGAAGTTTACCCTGAAGGCGGTGGCGTTGGACAGGGAGGCGGAGCCGAGGGTATTACGCTTGAACGAGTCGCTGACGGCGGTGGTGTGCGGGAAGATGAAGGGGAAGGGAAGCTGTACGGACGGCGAGGAGATATTTAGGGGCAATGATGCGGAGTGTAAACCATTTGGCGCATAG
- the uvrB gene encoding excinuclease ABC subunit UvrB, whose product MEVIQYPDSPFKLHQPFPPAGDQPTAIAGLLEGLSDGLAYQTLLGVTGSGKTYTMANVIAQSGRPAIIMAHNKTLAAQLYAEMREFFPENAVEYFVSYYDYYQPEAYVPSRDLFIEKDSAINEHIEQMRLSATKNLMTRDDVIIVATVSAIYGIGDPTEYQQMVLSVKEGDTIEQRDIIATLVSMQYERGDLDFKRGSFRVRGDVIDVYPAESSENALRISLFDDEIDRLDMFDPLSGSLYQRVGRYTVFPSSHYVTPRDTVLCACESIKEELRERIEFFAREQRPVEQQRIEQRTRFDLEMLYEMGFCKGIENYSRHFSGKKEGEPPPTLMDYLPDNAIMFIDESHVTVTQIGGMYKGDASRKQNLVDYGFRLPSARDNRPLKFHEFEKVMPQTVFVSATPAKYEEEHAGQVVEQVVRPTGLVDPQIIIRPVATQVDDLMSEINDRIQKGERVLVTTLTKRMAEQLTDYYSELGIKVRYLHSDIDTVERVEIIRDLRLGLFDVLVGINLLREGLDIPEVSLVAILDADKEGFLRSHRSLIQTIGRAARNVNGVAILYADKITDSMKAAIDETERRREKQMKFNEEHGIVPQQIKKQVKDIIDGVYHEEDGGKGRLKGKNKVKVGEIHNEEDAIKEIAKLEKAMQQAARDLQFEEAAVIRDRIRGIKENLLFGAE is encoded by the coding sequence ATGGAAGTCATCCAATACCCCGATTCCCCCTTCAAACTCCACCAACCCTTCCCCCCCGCCGGCGACCAGCCTACCGCCATTGCCGGCCTGCTCGAAGGGCTTTCAGACGGCCTTGCCTACCAAACCCTGCTCGGCGTAACCGGTTCGGGCAAAACCTACACCATGGCGAACGTCATCGCCCAAAGCGGCCGACCCGCCATCATCATGGCGCACAACAAAACCCTTGCCGCCCAGCTTTATGCCGAAATGCGCGAGTTTTTCCCCGAAAACGCGGTGGAATATTTCGTCTCCTACTACGACTATTACCAGCCCGAAGCCTATGTGCCCAGCCGCGACCTGTTCATCGAAAAAGACAGCGCGATCAACGAACACATCGAGCAGATGCGCCTTTCCGCCACCAAAAACCTGATGACGCGCGACGACGTAATTATCGTTGCCACCGTGTCCGCCATTTACGGTATCGGCGACCCGACCGAGTATCAACAAATGGTGTTGTCCGTAAAAGAAGGCGACACTATTGAGCAGCGCGACATCATCGCCACGCTCGTTTCCATGCAATACGAACGCGGCGATTTGGACTTCAAACGCGGCAGCTTCCGCGTGCGCGGCGACGTGATTGACGTGTACCCCGCCGAAAGCTCCGAAAACGCCTTGCGCATCAGCCTATTTGACGACGAAATCGACCGCCTCGATATGTTCGACCCGCTTTCAGGCAGCCTGTACCAGCGCGTCGGCCGCTACACCGTCTTCCCGTCCAGCCACTACGTTACCCCGCGCGATACCGTCTTGTGCGCCTGCGAGTCCATCAAAGAAGAACTGCGCGAACGCATCGAATTTTTCGCCCGCGAACAACGCCCCGTCGAACAACAGCGCATCGAACAGCGCACCCGCTTCGACCTCGAAATGCTCTACGAAATGGGCTTCTGCAAAGGCATCGAAAACTACTCCCGCCACTTCTCCGGCAAAAAAGAAGGCGAACCGCCGCCCACGCTGATGGACTACCTGCCCGACAACGCCATCATGTTCATCGACGAAAGCCACGTTACCGTTACCCAAATCGGCGGCATGTACAAAGGCGACGCATCGCGCAAGCAAAACCTCGTGGACTACGGCTTCCGCCTCCCTTCCGCCCGCGACAACCGCCCGCTCAAATTCCACGAATTTGAAAAAGTCATGCCGCAAACTGTCTTCGTTTCCGCCACTCCAGCCAAATACGAAGAAGAACACGCCGGACAAGTGGTCGAACAAGTCGTCCGTCCCACAGGGCTGGTTGATCCCCAAATCATCATCCGCCCCGTCGCCACACAAGTCGACGACTTAATGAGCGAAATCAACGACCGTATCCAAAAAGGCGAACGCGTCCTCGTTACCACCCTTACCAAACGCATGGCAGAGCAACTCACCGACTATTACAGCGAACTCGGCATCAAAGTGCGCTACCTGCACAGTGACATTGATACTGTAGAGCGCGTTGAAATTATTAGAGATTTGCGGCTCGGACTGTTTGACGTACTCGTCGGCATCAACCTCTTGCGCGAAGGCCTCGACATCCCCGAAGTCTCCCTCGTCGCAATCCTCGACGCCGACAAAGAAGGCTTCCTGCGCTCCCACCGCAGCCTGATTCAAACCATAGGCCGCGCCGCACGCAACGTGAACGGCGTCGCCATCCTGTACGCCGACAAAATCACCGACTCCATGAAAGCCGCCATCGACGAAACCGAACGCCGCCGCGAAAAACAGATGAAATTCAACGAAGAACACGGCATCGTGCCGCAGCAGATTAAAAAACAGGTTAAAGACATCATCGACGGCGTGTACCACGAAGAAGACGGCGGCAAAGGTCGTCTGAAAGGCAAAAACAAGGTTAAAGTCGGCGAAATCCACAACGAAGAAGACGCAATTAAAGAAATCGCCAAACTGGAAAAAGCCATGCAGCAGGCGGCTAGGGATTTGCAGTTTGAAGAAGCGGCGGTAATTCGTGATAGAATTCGGGGGATTAAGGAAAATCTGCTTTTTGGGGCGGAGTGA
- a CDS encoding DUF262 domain-containing protein: METNVFYGEYSLDHWIHLLETGNIKLPKIQRSFTWKDYKIKRLIKSLHNKQFIPPVIVIRSNQENLIIDGQQRLTSLLLAYRNKYPTRKNLNNKWKYCSQSDGNTTTTNFDDPDGFTDYDFFEGIGISNIDKNNFFKDKFLGFTFISPQSGTKIEQEQYFAQTFYSINTQAELLTADEKLEAYKLITPELKNIISPKFEEYFKVSRGSNKLIRILGYILQYRMNKDSIQTAERTEDFANIVESLSNRIPVDLFGKRGEIVRDFDYSQPFYDTGSNYSIFEETDGTPCYIEILEKIKIELNKNKNQNPNAPYKFDKIVHFDVLFFGFLYQCLFEGNISYLNDKNTIRELIEKCSKLAEKLHKRSKNTPNDSIYICERIKESIELYNGMGLNHGKP, encoded by the coding sequence ATGGAAACAAACGTTTTTTATGGAGAATACTCTTTAGACCACTGGATTCATTTACTTGAAACAGGCAACATTAAATTACCAAAAATTCAGCGTTCATTCACATGGAAAGATTATAAAATAAAACGATTAATTAAATCTCTACATAATAAACAATTTATCCCACCGGTTATAGTTATCAGATCAAACCAAGAAAACCTGATTATAGATGGGCAACAGAGGTTAACCAGTCTTTTGTTGGCATATCGCAATAAATACCCCACACGTAAAAATTTAAATAACAAATGGAAATATTGCTCACAAAGTGATGGTAATACAACTACAACAAATTTTGATGATCCAGACGGGTTTACTGACTATGATTTCTTTGAAGGAATCGGAATATCAAATATAGATAAAAATAATTTTTTTAAAGATAAATTTTTAGGATTTACTTTTATTTCTCCTCAGTCTGGCACCAAAATTGAACAAGAGCAATATTTCGCACAAACATTTTACTCAATAAACACGCAAGCAGAATTATTGACTGCTGATGAAAAGTTAGAAGCTTACAAATTAATTACACCTGAATTAAAAAATATTATTTCACCAAAATTTGAAGAATATTTCAAAGTTAGCAGAGGCAGTAATAAACTTATTAGAATATTAGGCTACATTCTTCAATACAGAATGAATAAAGACTCTATTCAAACAGCTGAAAGAACAGAAGATTTTGCTAATATTGTTGAGTCATTAAGTAATCGAATACCAGTCGATTTATTCGGCAAAAGAGGGGAAATTGTTAGAGATTTTGATTACAGCCAACCTTTCTATGATACCGGTTCAAACTATAGTATTTTTGAAGAAACAGATGGCACACCTTGTTATATAGAAATTCTTGAGAAGATAAAAATTGAATTAAATAAAAATAAAAATCAGAATCCTAATGCGCCTTACAAATTTGATAAAATTGTGCATTTTGATGTTTTATTCTTTGGCTTTTTATATCAATGCCTATTTGAAGGCAATATTTCCTACTTAAATGATAAAAACACAATCAGAGAATTGATTGAAAAATGCTCAAAATTAGCAGAGAAACTCCACAAAAGGTCCAAAAACACACCAAATGATAGCATATATATCTGTGAAAGAATAAAAGAATCTATTGAACTCTATAATGGAATGGGGCTAAATCATGGTAAACCATAA
- the xth gene encoding exodeoxyribonuclease III encodes MKIATWNVNSLNVRLPQVQNWLADHQADILALQELKLDQDKFPAAALQMMGWHCVWSGQKTYNGVAIISRHEPQDVHCGLPALPDDPQRRVIAATINGVRVINVYCVNGEALDSPKFQYKEQWFAALTEFVRTEMAVHPKLVLLGDFNIAPADADCYDPEKWHEKIHCSSIERQWFKTLLDLGLTDSLRKVHPEGAFYTWFDYRGAMFQRKLGLRIDHILTSPELAATLTDVTVDLETRAQERPSDHAPVIAEFDC; translated from the coding sequence ATGAAAATCGCCACTTGGAACGTCAATTCCCTCAACGTCCGCCTACCCCAAGTACAAAACTGGCTGGCCGACCACCAAGCCGACATACTCGCCTTACAAGAACTCAAACTCGACCAAGACAAATTTCCGGCCGCCGCCCTGCAAATGATGGGCTGGCACTGCGTCTGGAGCGGCCAAAAAACCTACAACGGCGTCGCCATCATCAGCCGCCACGAACCGCAAGACGTACATTGCGGCCTTCCCGCCCTCCCCGACGACCCGCAACGCCGCGTCATCGCCGCCACCATCAACGGCGTGCGCGTCATCAACGTCTATTGCGTCAACGGCGAAGCACTGGACAGCCCAAAATTCCAATACAAAGAACAATGGTTTGCCGCCCTGACCGAGTTCGTCCGCACCGAAATGGCCGTCCACCCCAAACTCGTCCTGCTCGGCGACTTCAACATCGCCCCGGCCGATGCCGACTGCTACGACCCCGAAAAATGGCACGAAAAAATCCATTGCTCCTCCATCGAAAGACAATGGTTTAAAACCCTGCTCGACCTCGGCCTGACCGACAGCCTGCGCAAAGTCCACCCCGAAGGCGCGTTCTACACATGGTTCGACTACCGCGGCGCCATGTTCCAACGCAAACTCGGCCTACGCATCGACCACATCCTCACCAGCCCCGAACTCGCCGCCACCCTTACCGACGTCACCGTCGACTTAGAAACCCGCGCCCAAGAGCGCCCCAGCGACCATGCGCCGGTAATCGCTGAGTTTGACTGCTAA
- a CDS encoding ArsR/SmtB family transcription factor yields MEIKRLSTILKLIANPERMAILFLLLDGDRSITELAQALDSSPTGIANHLSRLRTEGIIDFTRYHRIIEYRLISEEATTILNTLRTLKDQAE; encoded by the coding sequence ATGGAAATCAAGCGTCTCTCTACCATTCTCAAACTGATTGCCAACCCCGAACGCATGGCCATCCTTTTTCTACTACTTGACGGCGACCGCAGCATTACCGAACTGGCACAGGCGCTCGACTCCTCCCCGACCGGCATCGCCAACCACCTCTCACGCCTGCGCACCGAAGGCATCATTGATTTCACGCGCTACCACCGCATCATCGAATACCGCCTCATCTCCGAAGAAGCCACCACCATCCTCAATACCCTGCGCACACTCAAAGACCAAGCAGAATAA
- a CDS encoding YihY family inner membrane protein, whose translation MPFSQWWQGFLKSKGVTFAWFVVRRFNEERVPQVAASMTFTTLLALVPVLTVMVAIASAFPVFDQWSGEFISFINRTIVPQGADMVFDYINAFRDKATNLTAIGSVMLVVTSLMLIRTIDNAFNRIWRVNSQRPWMMQFLVYWALLTFGPLSLGVGLSVVIGQVQVVGGSEWLRGITTVSFITVLLWGLYRFVPNRFVPANHALVGAAVTAFCLETARFLFAWYMGNFDGYKSIYGAFAAVPFFLLWLNLLWTLVLGGAVLTSSLSYWRGEAFRRSLDARGRFDDVLKILLLLDSAQQNGKALPVQEFRRHINMGYDELGELLEKLARHGYVYFGRQGWVLKMGAESIDLAELFKLFVYRPQTLNKDKVNQTVDHIMQPCLETLNMTLAEFGAHTKKQSS comes from the coding sequence ATGCCGTTTTCGCAATGGTGGCAAGGTTTTTTAAAGAGTAAAGGTGTGACGTTCGCTTGGTTTGTCGTGCGCCGTTTTAATGAGGAGCGTGTGCCGCAGGTGGCGGCAAGCATGACGTTTACGACACTTTTGGCTTTGGTGCCCGTGTTGACGGTGATGGTTGCCATCGCGTCGGCCTTCCCTGTTTTCGATCAATGGTCGGGGGAATTTATCTCTTTTATCAACCGCACCATCGTTCCGCAGGGCGCGGACATGGTGTTTGACTACATCAATGCGTTCCGCGATAAGGCTACCAATCTGACGGCGATCGGCAGTGTGATGTTGGTCGTCACCTCGCTGATGCTGATTCGGACGATAGACAATGCGTTCAACCGGATTTGGCGCGTCAATTCGCAACGGCCCTGGATGATGCAGTTTTTGGTGTATTGGGCGTTGCTGACGTTTGGACCTTTGTCTTTGGGCGTGGGCTTGTCGGTCGTGATCGGTCAGGTGCAAGTAGTGGGCGGCTCGGAATGGCTGAGGGGCATAACCACGGTTTCATTTATTACGGTACTGCTGTGGGGTTTATACCGCTTTGTACCCAACCGTTTCGTACCTGCCAACCATGCTTTGGTCGGCGCGGCCGTAACGGCGTTTTGCTTGGAAACGGCACGCTTTTTGTTCGCTTGGTACATGGGCAACTTTGACGGCTACAAATCGATTTACGGCGCATTTGCCGCTGTACCGTTTTTCCTGTTGTGGCTCAACCTGTTGTGGACGCTGGTATTGGGCGGCGCGGTTTTGACCTCGTCCCTGTCCTACTGGCGCGGCGAAGCGTTCCGCCGTAGTCTGGATGCGCGCGGCCGCTTTGATGATGTATTGAAAATCCTGCTGCTGCTCGATTCTGCCCAACAAAACGGTAAGGCATTGCCGGTGCAGGAGTTCAGACGGCATATCAATATGGGCTACGATGAATTGGGCGAACTTTTGGAAAAACTGGCACGACACGGCTATGTCTATTTTGGCCGTCAGGGCTGGGTCTTGAAAATGGGAGCGGAGTCCATCGACTTGGCGGAACTGTTCAAACTCTTTGTCTACCGTCCGCAAACGCTTAATAAAGACAAGGTCAATCAAACGGTTGACCACATCATGCAGCCCTGCTTGGAAACCTTAAACATGACGCTGGCCGAGTTCGGTGCCCATACGAAAAAACAATCCTCTTAA
- the wrbA gene encoding NAD(P)H:quinone oxidoreductase, with translation MNPNPLKILVLFYSQNGSTRNLARQIARGIESVDGCEAVLRTVPKVSTVCEVVEKAIPDEGAPYATADDLKNCAGLALGSPTRFGNMAAAMKYFIDGTIPLWLGAELVGKPATVFTSTSSLHGGQESTLLTMMLPLLHHGMVISGIPYTESALSNTQSGGTPYGASHVSGHDSKPALTAEENDIAFAQGKRLAELARKLAD, from the coding sequence ATGAACCCAAATCCCCTGAAAATTCTCGTCCTCTTTTATTCCCAAAACGGCAGCACGCGCAACCTTGCCCGCCAAATCGCACGCGGTATCGAAAGCGTGGACGGATGCGAAGCCGTGTTGCGTACCGTTCCCAAAGTTTCCACTGTTTGCGAAGTCGTTGAAAAAGCCATTCCCGATGAAGGCGCGCCATACGCGACTGCCGACGATCTCAAAAATTGCGCCGGCCTCGCGCTCGGCAGCCCGACACGTTTCGGCAATATGGCCGCCGCGATGAAATACTTTATCGACGGCACCATTCCCCTTTGGCTCGGCGCAGAACTTGTCGGCAAACCTGCCACCGTATTCACCAGCACATCTTCGCTGCACGGCGGCCAAGAAAGCACCCTGCTGACCATGATGCTGCCCCTGTTGCACCACGGCATGGTCATCAGCGGCATTCCATATACCGAGTCCGCGCTCAGCAATACCCAAAGCGGCGGCACGCCTTACGGCGCAAGCCATGTTTCCGGCCACGACAGCAAGCCGGCATTGACTGCCGAAGAAAACGATATTGCCTTTGCGCAAGGTAAACGTTTGGCAGAATTGGCACGAAAATTGGCAGACTGA